AATAATGAGTTCTGGTAAATCATGGTGTGTAACATATGGATGGGTAGGAAATatatattgttttcatatgaGCATGTCCATGTGTATATACTATATTTTTATGATGTCTACAATGATCTAAGAAATGTTGTTGGCTATACGCTTTACTGTAGTTTGAATGTCTGCATGTATATACAATGTTTACTATGTTTCAGACTCGCTTTGAGTTTTTTGTAGCTCACCTCCATAATTTTATCCTTATAGATAATCCTTGAGATTAGGATCGGACATGACATTCGGAGGTTTCgtctcaattttatttaataaagcaATTTAAATTTTGCTTTATTTTGTTATGGTTTCTGGGActgtaattttgttaattttaagttGTGGCATGGGTTCTTTGTAAGTTTGAATTTCTGTATGCATTCAATTTCATTAAACTAAACCGACCTAATAAATCTGCTTAACATCACACTAAATAAGGTTTAAAGTAAAAACTGATGGTTTCAATTTTTCCAATGCGAAACAAGGAAAGGAGTTATGAAAAGCAAATCGACAAAACAAAAAGCAACTAAGTTTACCCCCAAAATGCCACAAACATATTAAATTTATAACCTTAATATTAACTCGACTTAAAATCTGATGTTTTTGACAAATATATGACAACTACTCtaagttttctaaaaataaaaaaaaataaacgtTACAGGAATTGAATGATTCTACTAGGCCATTTCAATCGTCAATGTAACCTTTAGGATCTAATTATAATATTTGGTTCGGGTTAGGGAGGATATTGTTGCGGTTGAAAATTTGAAGCAAttggaaaaataaatattactattAACAGGAAAGTGTTGTCGGATGTAAGAGAATCTCTTGAATTATGGGGAGGTGATGGAAGAAAGTCAAATATTGAAGGTGACATGAAAGGGGTGACGTTGCTTAGTACTGATAACATGGGTGTAAATGAGACAGATGAAGTGGAAGTAAGTAACCGAGGCAAAGAAAGTGAGTGTGCAAGTCCAATTTTAGAGATGGATCAGACACTAGCGTTCAGCCATTCAAATCAGAATCGAGGTTACGTTGAAACAACTGAGGTGATAGGTAAAGATAATATGACTGCAGGCAAGGAATTGGTTGAAATTACAAAGAGGATATTGTAGAGGACTATATAGTCAAAGGAGAAAACAAAGTTAAGAAAATTGAGAAAGAAGAAACCAACGGCCTGTGGTGAACACATTCCGACTTCAAAAACAGGAAGAACGCGTTGAAGTTGGGTAAGATTGCGGAATTACAAGTTGGTGGAGATGAGGATGAAGTTTTGAGACATTTGGCAGCAATTAGAGTTAGCTCAGTTCAAAGAATGTTGaagtttgattttgttttttctttggtGTACCAGTCAGTACCCTCAAACTTTCTTCTCTGAACCTTTCCTAATGTTTCCCATGAATCCCCGGCGCTAGCATGCAAACTATCTTATGTTTCTCTAAAATAAGATCTTCTCTCGATTTGGGATGCTCTTAGGATTCATTGCCAAAGTCTGACAGACAGATGAAACCATGGTCTTTGAAACTTCTCCCCATCTCAAGGCTCTATATGGTTTCTGCATATGGGTTTTTTAAACACTAACAATAGTATCTTACATGCTAAGTCTCGAAGGAAACAAAGAATTCTTTTGGATCATTTATTTCGATTTTTCTCATATGCCTTGTTTCTCTTTGTCCAAAACTCCATTATTTTCATCCCAAACTTCCActatgataaaaaatatatattaaattgaggtGAAAGTAATGGAGagcaaatacataaaaaaaatattaaataaattgaagaTGGAAAGTGACCAGCCGATgcacataaaaatattaaaaatttgataagaaatattaaatataaaaaatagaatttaataatacaaaattatttgaattcaaTACATGTAATATTATTGTACTGCATAATTTTACATGATAATCTTatgattataataataattattacaattGCTACTCATGCACAGGTTTGCTTTCACTATAAAGAACGcataataaaagttaaattttaaacatattgataaaaataaataaataataatgcattttataatattatttttaaataattttaaataataatattttaattaaaaataaatttgaaaaaaaatgaatgccAGAAAGAATGAATTTATATaccttattatattatattatttatgacaTGATATGATTTCTTACAAATGTTTCAAACGAAGTTAGTTACCATTTAATCCACAAAGCTGTAATTTAGAAGTgtcaaaaaaaaatcctaaatgtGAAAGTTAATCTTGTGTGGAATgtgaaattttttctaaaaaactaatatttaatttacaatttagcatttaaattacatttataaattaattatttcgaTACTTAAAATATTAGTTTATCTAAAAACTATTTTACTCaaccaaatatataaaaaaaaaagtatataaattacaTCCTAGCATTAGcctttttttgaacaatttcaatgcctggaattttaaaagaataagaaaaagaataTTAAAACACCATAATTTTATAGAGCGATTAATATCCTTGAAATTTAAACAAACTTTCACATCCGTAGGGCACTCTCCACCATGAAACATTTTAAACTAactatggccatttttagggctttAACTGattcattttttaatataaataggGAACTTCAATAACATATTATTCAAGCCTGTACTCAACGGGCCATAAGTGATAAGCAATAAGCAACCCTACAACTTCAAAAAGgttttcttctttcttgcttTCATTTCTTCAagggaaagaaagagagaagaagatactttttttgaaacaaaaaagaGTTGTTTAAAAATGGCGAATAATGCTATTATTGGTATTTGTGCGGTGTTCCTGGTGGCCTTGGTGGTAGCCGTGGTGGTGGGTGTTACACACATCAAAAACAAGAACGATGGTGAAGAGATATCGAGTTCAAACAAAGCTGTGCAAGCCCTATGTCAACCCACGAATTATAAAGAGACATGCCAGAAAAGCTTGGCGTCGTCAAATTCTAGCGATGTTAAGGAGCTGATAAGGACAGGTTTCCAAGCCGGGCTAGTCGAGATAAAGAATGTGTTGGCCCGTTCAGTGACTGTCCAAGAGTTGATCAAGGATGAGAACAACAAAGCGGCACTTGGTGTTTGCCAAGAGGTGTTGGACTTAGCCATTGATGACTTTCAAAAGTCATTCGACATGCTAGGGGAATACGACATGAGCAAGATCGGAAAATACCTTTTGGAATTGAAGACCTGGCTAAGTGGTGCATTCACTAGTCAACAGACATGTATAGACTCATTCGCGCAATCAAGTAACGAATCATCGCAGAAGATGCAATCAATCTTGAAAACTAGCATGGAGATTACTAGCAATGCTTTAGCGATGCTTAATGGGTTATCCACCATCGTGAAAGAACTTAACATTCCAAATGTCGGCAACATCGACAGCACGGGGTTCAATCGTAAGCTTTTGTCGACTGAAGATATGCTTGAGTGGATTAGTCAAGCTGACCGGAAACTCCTTCAAGCAAAACCAATGGATTTGAAGCCTAACATTGTGGTTGCTAAAGATGGTAGCGGGAAATATGATACTATTAACAAGGCATTGGCTGAAGTCCCCGTGAAAAGTCCCGATCGATTTGTTATTCACATTAAGGCTGGTACCTACAAGGAAAAAATCAACGTGACCAAGCAGATGACTAATGTTGTATTCATCGGTGATGGCCCAACTAAGACCATCATCACAAATGACATTAGTGTCGCTAAGAATCCACCGGTTAGAACATACCGCACTGCAACTGTTGGTAAGTAGTATTATATACATAGATAAGTTTTGGTGGTGAGGTGAGGTGGCTAActagtatatatgtatgtgtgtttgtgaaataTTTTAGGTGTGGATGGAGCTGGTTTCATGGCTAAGGACATTGGATTCGATAACTCAGCAGGACCCGAAGGTCATCAAGCAGTGGCCTTCAGGGCCACTGCTGATAGGGTCATCATGTTCAACTGCCATTTCACTGGGTACCAAGACACTCTTTACGCTCACAGAGAGAGACAATTATATAGCAATTGTCTCATCACTGGAACGGTGGATTTCATCTTCGGGGATGCGGCGAGCATTTTCCAGAACTGTATGCTCATCATGAGAAAGCCAGGGCCTGGCCAAAATTGCATGGTTACTGCACAAGGAAGGAATGATCTTGGAACAAACTCAGCCATTGTGCTTCAAAACTGCACCATCTCGGGTGCCCCTGATTACATCCCAGTGAAGGATACGAACAAGGCGTACTTGGGGCGTCCCTGGAAACAATTCGCTAGGTCTATCATAATGCAATCTCAGATCGACGACATCATTCAACCAGAGGGTTATGCCCCCATGACAGGCACCATAGGAATAGACACTTCTTTCATTGCCGAGTTTGGAAACAGGGGACCCGGTGCCGATACCAGTCGTAGGGTAGCATGGAAAGGTATCAAAAAGATAGATATAAATGAAGCCAACAAATGGACTCCTCGCGTCTATCTCGAATCTGAGACTTGGATTTCGAGTTCCGGCGTTCCCTATAGTCCCGACATGGTCCCTGGAGTCTAAACAGCTTATTATTGATACCAACGCCATTTGTATGCTTATTATCATATCACTGTTCTAATTATGTCattttttactaattaattaaatagtttttttaatcttttatctATCTGTGTATATATGTTAAATTCTTTGTTTTCCCGATTGTTGTTTCCATTCACTTATTAATGATGTTTGCAAAACCCAAAAATTAAGTCAAcgtttaaatattattgaacttaatttaaaatatttttttaaggatTATTTGGATTGataatgtaatgacccaaaattcacgggcatcggaaaAGTGTAATATCAGGCCCCGTCTTAGTAAACtgagttataaataattattagaagtaattatgagtttagttgagtgcttaattaagatttaattaggtgaatttagtctaattaagaataattaggaaaaaggactaaatagaataAGGTGCAAAAGTTTAAttacaaagtaaaagaaaataagagggaCTAAATAGGTGAATAAGCCAATGGCTTAAGATGAAGCGGCAATACATGGAAAAATCTTAAAtttgatttatattataaaaatattatttaattaaaacattataaattatattaattaaagttaagttattatattataagaaataaataaaataaagacaattgtatggtaataaaatatacatgtgtgtGTAGTAATCATATTTGTACAATTgcaaattaaatacttaattacttattatttaagtaaaaaaatatttattatttattataattattaagttaaaagatatttattaattaaataactatattataagatttttttgtatgataaataaattaaaaatttgccaAATGGATGGTGATGATATTGtacaaatgtataaaaatatatgtgtacAATTGTAGTATTTATACTTGTTATTAAATAGTTATTTACTATagtgtattattattaatttattaaattataatttatattaattatattatgagattttcataggatgaataaataaaaatatgacaaATATATGATGATGGAATAGTACATgtgtaaaatatgtatttaaacaCTTGTATTATAatgatatattttcttaaattttaagtaaagatatttatatattatatattaaattattatattaataaaaatctatattagttaaatgttaaaataaaataaagtaaatgaaataaaagaaacaaaaacataaaacagaagaaacaaagttaaaaagaaacagagagcattcgaacaggggaaggaaagaaagaaaaagaaagaaagaaaaaggaaaaattacggtttggaagctttaagctttaagctttaattagtaagtcaattaagttcttttcttttaattttgatgttttcgaagctttagaacaaagttttgttgaaattaagttgaggttttggaagtttttaggtttttgaacatAGTTCATGTTGAGCAAAATagtgaattagggatttaattgaatgaattttaagttagaattgattaaaggattaaattgaaagaagttttaaattagggttttattatgaacattagataattaagtagaatatggaaggaaattgaatggaaataaagtgtgaattgagttaaaaaagtaaatgagttaattaggattaaattggaattaggatataaattaaatagaaattcaattattattgtaaaattagtgctgtaattaatagtataattatttaattttcgtagctaataAAGAATTCGAGGTATCGGCACAAAAAGGGAAGGAGAAGGTCGTCGAGGAGTAACTGTGAAATTCggatttgtattactataattcaaattatttatttattcattagatGTTAAATTAATCTATGTATATGGTAAGTAAATTTTAAGGTAAGTGTTATAGttgaattgtatgaaaatttgattgaataatgaatatgtattgaaaatgaattgcatgagaattgaaatgataaagtgtattgaattgagttgaaattaaattgagaatgaaattgaaagtgaaaagtgatacgaaataccctattaacttgtgGGGTTGAgtcagatataattggcatgccataggatttggaagagtgcgagatttatcggctttgccgatcaggcactttatgtgttgtatttcaggcacctcgtgtgtcgtatcaggcacctcgtgtgtcgtttcaaGCACTTATGTGTCGTACACTGATTAGGTACTATGCACCATTTTAGgtacaatgtgccgtactggtgtgtttgggttggaatccgtgtatccgtcaaagtccgagtttgttaatagggtgaacaactgaaatgagaaatttaaaataaattgattgattatattattgaaaatattgaaagaaatgagaaagttgaattatggattaaaattgagtttgaaaatgaaaggcatgaacttaatgttcatgtagtgattgaaattgttacatgtaatatgtgatggaaattgaagaatagctaaaaattgtattgttattgttaattcatgaaagtttaagaatgaattgatatttgaaaAATTGGATAGTTACATGATtagtaattataattctttattgctattataatttgaattatggtaataccactgagtaagGAATATTCAGCACACGGTTGTTTTTGTGATATTCAGCacacggttgtttccgtgcgcaggtttaTAGGAGTCCAGTATCCCAATGCAGCATCCGAACGATTTCGACCCCAGCATCAAGATTTTGGTAATGTTTTCTTCCTTTaagtgaaagtggcatgtacatagggattataatggttattttggtatgttatataAAATTTGTTGTAAAGAAAGCTATTTGGtgttttgataattaaattagtgaaatggtAAAAATTGTTTATGGCAttggtattgaattgaaatggttTGAATAGTTTTATAAGctaattagaaatgataatagagTTTTCATTAATTAAGTTGTTAAGTTAATATGCCAAGTATGATTTAAGTATATTTGAGTATATAAATGCATTTGTTGAAATACTAGAATTGGTTTAGTTGttatttgaaatttgcagggaagattaaatatttataaagggtttatattgaattttttctttaaaatatatatatgaagttatgattatattataatatgtttgttatttatttaagaattatttgtaaattgtccaatatgtctagtaatgcctcgtaaccctatttcaatgACGATTTAGGGTTAAGGGATGTTACAAATAATGTTGTTTCCTAATGTAGACACCTTACTTTaaatagattaataaaatgattattatCAAACTTAATTAcaagatttaataaaaaaatagtttattaaGAAACAATtactaatataatattaaaaattaataaaaacaattatattataaaaaaattaatcttattttttatatatatttatttatatatacttaaGTAAGCATCCcgctcatggaatcaaagatttgttCAAGCAGTCAAGATTTTTGAATTTGAGCAAAACATAGAAGAACATTATGTTTATAAACTTTTAGGGGATGAAAAGGTGgcctgtaatggcctaaattcaaggttatcggaacaatggtttcgtaaccatagatccgatttaaagagaaatttatttcaatatttttgcttgaaaatttatatgataggaaaatcgtatgaaaatattgataggaaaattttatcgatttagtgattagttagaaaaagaaattattgaagaaattgggtaaaataaggtatcgggacctctatctcgtaaaaccgagtcgaaaataattttataaatatttatgaaatgttattaatgtggtattaaaatttcgttaggaaattttaatgtttgggtagtcaattaaatgaaaaggactgaattgtaataggtgtaaaagttgctagagtgattaaatagcttattagtctaatgagaaaggatttaaaaggcaattagacccaaaagttatttgggctggacggcaagggtatgaagtcagcagaaaaattgataaattaagggtaaaattggaatattgcaaaattaactaaataaaactaggactaaataggaaatatctagatttctcttcatttctcttcaattccagcagctaaaaacgccataggagggttctctaagctggtatttcataatttttgcaccaagtgagttaatccttgcctttttcttgtaatttttgtgtttctaagacttttacaactaggtcctactattaaattcattagtttttgatttcatggatgaaattgaaagtcaccatggttgagtgctgtaagtttatgatgaaatagaatgaaattaaagctttaatttgtttatgagatgattttattaggcaatttcaatggaaattgatttttgggacctaattgtgaaaatgtttggaattaaagtctattgctgaaattatgattcctaaaggttgtaaactagtttaaggtgatagaataaaatgttaattgagaaaaataagctcaattgagaggctaattgagtagggacgaaattatcatttattaaaagtttaagggaaaatggtaataaacagcttgcactaaaacagtttggacagcagcagtagactaactttgaaaaatcaccaaaaattgtaggaatctaattagaagatgaacaaaatatgcaattaaagcttattgagtctagtttctcatagaagaaatattgtaagcaatggatttgtaaattttgagatataatgaattttgtgagacaaggtcagaatgaattcgggttcccctgttctgactttgaaaatttataaaaaatttaataaaaataattagggacttgaatttatatttctagaattctgaatgagtctatttttaatagaaacaaacgagaacatcatttgaattctttataaagagataatttatttttagtgaagaagggtcagaactgttagacaacagaacatgggtgactttgaagaataaactgtactgattggctaaaccaaaaattcttaaaattttatggtaaaaatatatatgagtctagtttcaggtaaaattaacggatcttaatttggagttccgtagctcaagttataaataatttagtgactatgactcaagtagacagctttgaatgaactataaaaaatagttgaattatagagaatgttgcatatgaacatgtaatgtattaaattgataatta
This window of the Gossypium hirsutum isolate 1008001.06 chromosome A09, Gossypium_hirsutum_v2.1, whole genome shotgun sequence genome carries:
- the LOC107935123 gene encoding pectinesterase, with the translated sequence MANNAIIGICAVFLVALVVAVVVGVTHIKNKNDGEEISSSNKAVQALCQPTNYKETCQKSLASSNSSDVKELIRTGFQAGLVEIKNVLARSVTVQELIKDENNKAALGVCQEVLDLAIDDFQKSFDMLGEYDMSKIGKYLLELKTWLSGAFTSQQTCIDSFAQSSNESSQKMQSILKTSMEITSNALAMLNGLSTIVKELNIPNVGNIDSTGFNRKLLSTEDMLEWISQADRKLLQAKPMDLKPNIVVAKDGSGKYDTINKALAEVPVKSPDRFVIHIKAGTYKEKINVTKQMTNVVFIGDGPTKTIITNDISVAKNPPVRTYRTATVGVDGAGFMAKDIGFDNSAGPEGHQAVAFRATADRVIMFNCHFTGYQDTLYAHRERQLYSNCLITGTVDFIFGDAASIFQNCMLIMRKPGPGQNCMVTAQGRNDLGTNSAIVLQNCTISGAPDYIPVKDTNKAYLGRPWKQFARSIIMQSQIDDIIQPEGYAPMTGTIGIDTSFIAEFGNRGPGADTSRRVAWKGIKKIDINEANKWTPRVYLESETWISSSGVPYSPDMVPGV